TATTGAttgtgaagatgaagatgatgagataCTCCAGCAGACCCTACGAAATTCATTACGTGGAGATCATGGGAGAACCAGCGTTGTTAAAGGAAGTGTAGGGAGCAGCTCAAGTGGTGTCAAAGACTTTTTTGACGTTGATTTGGCATATAGCAAGACTAGGCCACAACAGACAATGGAGGCGTGTATTAACAAGGTGGAATACGAATCTAGGATTGGGAAGGCTTGGGCAAAATGGTTTCATGCTAATGACATCCCTGGGCACAAAGCCAATTGTCCATACTTTGTAGGAGCAATAAAATTGACTCAAGACCTTGGCAAAGGGGTGCCTGCCCCTAAAGGGATAGATATTGATGGAATATATTTAAATACCAACTATGAAGAGTTGCAGCAGTATGTGGCCAATTTCAAAGATGATTGGCCCACATATGGTGTCACTATCATGTCAGATTCGTGGACTGGCCCTTCACGGATGAGCATTATAAACTTTATGGTGTTCTCCAATGGGCGTATGTATTTCCACAAATCTGTTAATGCCACTGGACACATGCAAAATTCAAAGTTTGTGTATGAGCACATCAAAGAAGTGATTGAAGAGATAGGGCAGCAACATGTTGTCCAACTCGTGACCGACAATGGCTCTAACTTCAAGAAAGCATGTCTTGACCTTGTTGCAGATTTCCCACACATCACATGGCAGCCATGTGCAGCTCACACCATTAACCTCATGCTGAAGGAGATGGGATGCTTTCCTGAGATTAATGAAGTGGTTAGTAGTTGTAAGAGAATTTGTAGATTCATGTACAATCATTCAACTTTGCATGCTGAAATGCAGAAGCACATAGGTGGAGAGTTGGTGCGACCGAATGCCACAAGGTTTGGAACTAACTTTATGTTCCTAGAAAGCTTTTGGGATAAGCAAGAGAAATTCCAAGTGTGGATGACATCTCCAGAGTGGAAAAATAGCTCATGGAGTTCCGAGGTTGATTATGACTACACATATGATTGTTTGATAAGTAGGACCTGGTGGAATGGTGTGAAGTGGGTGCTGGATTTAATTGGCCCAATATATAGCATACTTCGATATGCTGATTCACAAAAGCTTGGGTCACTTTCTGGCTTTATGACAAAGATGATGCATGCTAGGCATCAATTGAGTTCATTGTTTTCTCATGATTCTCTAGACCAACACGAGTACCTAAATGTGGTTGACAAAAGGGTTGAGCATTTATACAAAAACACATTGATGGTTGCAGGTAATAGTTCTTGCTGCCATAGAATTGTTATTGTTGGTAAAATGCTAATTATTCTTATTGCTGTCATTTCTATGGTCATTGCAAACTAATTCTTGTTGCCCTGCTGTCTTTCCATTCTATAGCCGGTGTTCTGGACCCGGCAAGTCACTACAAGTATAACTTTGGAAAAAGTCTATCACACATGAGGGCACTCAATGCAGCACTTAAGAAGTTGGCTAGTCCTTCAGAGTTCATTGCTATGATTCCTGAAGTTCACTCTTATGTCAATACAAGAGGGGCTTTTGAAGGCATGTACCCTCGTAGTGCAGCTGAAAAGGTGTCCCCAACTGAGTGGTGGATAACATTTGGAGATACTACACCGGTGCTTCAAAAGTATGCTATTCAGATTGTTTCTCAATGCACCTCTTCAAGCGGTTGTGAGCGGAATTGGAGCACATACGCTTTAGTGCATACACTAGTGAGGAACCGTCTTGGTTTTGAAAAGTTGCACAAGATGGTTTTTTGCCACTACAACCTTGGGCTGCGAATCCGACTAATTCTTGGTGAGACAAAAGAGAAAGAGGTTGATACTTGTGCGTTGTTGATGAATACCTCTCTCTATGATTGTAACAACGAAATCATGGATTGGCTGGGCAACTCAACAAGTGATTCCATGCAAGATGAGGATGCGTATGATGGTGATGGTGATTGTCCAGTGGTCGTAGAGGTGGGACAAAAGAGAACTAGAGGAAGTGGGATGCCTCcaagtgaggaggaagaggaggaagaggaggcagaGGATGTAGATGATGGGGAGGATGATGAAGGTCAAAGCCCTTTAGTTTATATTAACATTATATGAATTTGTGTGGTTCAAGTGCTAACTTGTAATTTTTGTAGGTAACAATGACGTGCTGCCTAACGAAAACAGTGAACCTCTGCGGAAGTCTACAAGgaaaaggaggaagaggaaggtaaTAATGAAGTGCTAACTTTGTCTGTTTGCTTGCTGCCACCCAAAATTTTATATGCTTACTGCTATCTCATGCCATGCATCCATTTATTATATATTGTCAACAAATTCTAAGACATGATAATATAAACAAATTTGTTTGCTAACAACATGACATCTAATTTGCTCACTGGCAGCTTGATTCGTTTTAACGAAGGAGACTTGCAAGTCTAGAAGGAACTGAATGACAATTTGGTTTGTTGCTCAATGCTATGTACTGTGTAATTGACCGAATCGATGGTCTTTTGTTATGGGACTGTAATATATACTGGCTGCACTTCTTTTGTTGTTGGACTGCTATGTGTCTTCCTGTGTCTAATCTTAAGTTTAGTCTCTAAAGTCTGAAGCTATATTATTAGACTGCAATCTCGTGGGCTTGTGGCTGATGGTTTATGAGAATTGTATATTTTTGTTGGTCGTTCTATTGTTATATGCGTTGTGGGTCTCTTAAGGCCAGTTACTATTGCTATAAACTGCTTATATGCCATCAATATAGGGGTGATgctgtcaaaatttcaaaaaaaatagttTTGGTGTTAAAAtttttgaattcaaaaaatttcattCGAAATTTTCTCGGTATTTCGTGGTAACCGTGGTAACCGCATTTATCCGTCCCCCTCGGTAAAAttgcctcattcggtaaccaaaatCTTGGGGCAAACTCGTGCCGCTCGGGGCTGGGAATCTCATATGCGACACCATGATGCGGCCGCGTCTCAACTCTCAAGGGTCCCGGGGGCACTAATTAGTGGAGTGTGGTAGCCCGTCGTGCTCGTGCCTGGTTGGTGGCAAGCATTAATCAGGAAGGAGCAGCAAACCTAGTATTCACGGAGAGCGAGTTCTTCTGTTTTTTTGTGAGTCGTTACCAAACTTAATCTTTCTTCGTGATGTTTCGTTCGGTTTTCCCCCTGTTTTATGTTTCGGTGGTGGCATGGGATTGAACATTGAGAGGGAGCCACCGACAATGGTAAGGTGGGAGTAATATCGTGGCTGTAGAACCAACTTTCATTCAAGCCACTACATAAAAGAAAACTACTTCTCAAATTGATAGCATATTAATAGACAAATGATTGTCCCGCTGcaaaaaaaataccaaaacaatGTAGGGGGAGGTGATATTTTTTGTTTCATTCGTCATTATATTCTGTAAAAACCTTGACTTTATACAAAATCAACTCACAGTAAAATAATTAGTTTTTTTGTCCGTCCATATTCTACCGTGGCTCGGATGAGCCTTAGCCCTGTGCGCCGCAGCAACGAGGTCCTAATTCTTTTTGTCCCTCACTATTCTCCTCCCATGGACTACATGGGCCTCAGCCTGATGCAGTGCGTTCAATGCAACTGGAGAGAAAAAAAGTAGGCACTGCCATGAGGTATCGATCTCCTCACCTGCATCCAGTGTCAAACGATTTTTTCAGTGGAATTAACTCATGGTTGTTTGTACAAGAGAGGATTTGTTTTGGTATTAACTGTCCCACCTAGATTTCTTGCACCTCATCCCACTAGTTTATATacatactagcaaacatgcccgtacGTTGCAAAGGGAAATAtaaaacatcacacatatctaagCATGAAGACTTCCCTCTATTTCAATATTACATCCCATCCATGTCGTGCACCGATGATGGGTGCCAGTGGGTCGAGCGGGCGGGCTTCTACCAGATGACAACAGGAGAGAAGTGCCTCCATGACGGCTGCCAATTATCAACGAAGTCACCATTAAGACGTGACTCCGTGGAACACGCCACACATATTGTACACATCTTGCATGGGACGACGACTCATCACGTTCTCATTGCACCAGCACCATGTATGGGGGGTTAGTGACGCAGCAACCCACCTTTGTTGCAGATTTAGAAGAGGGCCACATTCGAAAGATGGTTTGGGAGGGAGATTCTTGTGGCGATCGCCAGCATGCATGTGCAGGCAGGAGGGAGGTGTGGGAACTGGAATGCTCTTTGAAAACTGGCTTAAAAACAGTACCGTACGGAAAAAATTCGGTGGACAAAGAATGAAAAGGAACGACAGCAGAAGAAATCTTTCTCTTGAATAGAGATATATTCAAGTAAAAAATTTAATGTTACTCCTAGACGTTAGCCTTCACAATTTATGGCTAATAAATTTTCACACAAACTATTCTGTTTATTTTAGTCATCCTTCACAAAGCATCCTGTATGGCCTGATCTTTGACACGTCCTCAAATAAACAAAGTATATTCTCGACTCACATAACTCAACCGAATATATTGCTGCTCTACTACCTCTATCACCGAAGTCTCATCTTTTTTGCTCTATTTTTAAGTTTATATATAAGATCAACATAACAACAAGAGTGATATACAGGTTATCTAGAGGGTTAATGTCAAACCTTGCAGGATCATCCTTGCGCACAGGAAATACATGTGGCCAAATCATTGTAAAAGGTTTGATAATACTGTAATATTGATCATTTTCTGCACTTCCATGCACTTTATGTACTGCCTTGCTCATATCATTCAAATAGAGTATGCGTCCACCAATCCTCAAAATCACAAACACAACAGTATCTCCTACCTGTCTTTTCTCAACATCAGCACAATGCTTCTGTCCAAGGGTGTGATCTAACTTCCTCAAATAAATAGTATTGATCAACGACAGCTCATCCCCCTTGTGGAGCTAGATTAAAGTTGCAACCCATTGGCATGGATGAGATATACACGGAAAGCATCATCAGCCCTTCCCTTCAAATAGTTACCCCTCACTCCTTGTGGGAGCTGCATTTTAGAGAATCTTGAGGCCTTCAAGTCCTAGAGAATAATATGGCCAACTAAGGCAGACCACATATATATTTTATTGTGGACAACCACTACATTGGACTCGAATGTATAAAATAGACTTCGCATCTGGACAAGGTATTCCCGTGGTCAAGATCAATTCTTGCACGGAGGGAGCTGGTCAAGATCAAGGGAGCAGGGGAAGTGGGCCAAACTCGTGCCGCTCGGGGCTGGGAGTCTCATATGCGACACCATGATGCGGCCGCGTCTCAACTCTCAAGGGTCCCGGGTGGTAGCCCGTCGCGCTCGTGCCTGGTTGGTGGCAAGCATTAATCAGGAAGGAGCAGCAAACCTAGTATTCACAGAGAGCGAGTTCTTCTGTTCTGTTTTTTGTGAGTCATTATCAAACTTAATCTTGCTTCGTGATGTTTCGTTCGGTTTTCCCCCTGTTTTATGTTTCGGTGGTGGCATGGGATTGAACATTGAGAGGGAGCCACCGACAATGGTAAGGTGGGAGTAATATTGTGGCTGTAGAACCAACTTTCATTCAAGCCACTACATAAAGAAAACTACTTGTACAATAATTAGAAACAATCTCCTTGTTATGATGCAAACAAATATTGTGATTGACTTTGTATTTCTCAAAGTGATAGCATATTAATAGACAAATGATTGTCCCGCTgcaaaaaaataccaaaacaatATAGGGGGAGGTGATATTTTTTGTTTCATTCGTCATTATATTCTGTAAAAACCTTGACTTTTATACAAAATCAACTCACAGTAAAATAATTAGTTTTTTTGTCCGTCCATATTCTACTGTGGCTCGGATGAGCCTTAGCCCTGTGCGCCCCTGCAACGAGGTCCTAATTCTTTTTGTCTCTCACTATTCTCCTCCCATGGACTACATGGACCTCAGCCTGATGCAGTGCGGTCCATGCAATTGGAGAGAAAAAAAGTAGGCACTTCCATGAGGTATCGATCTCCTCACCTGCATCCagtgtctgagggagtcctggattagggggtgtccggatagccgaactatcatcatcggtcggactccaagactatgaagatacaagattaaagactttgtcccgtgtccagatgggactttccttggcgtggaaggcaagcttggcgatacggatatgtagatatcctaccatgtaaccgactctgtgtaaccctagccctctccggtgtctatataaaccggatggctttagtccgtaggacaaacaacaatcataccataggctagcttctagggtttagcctccttgatctcgtggtagatctactcttgtaacacacatcatcaatattaatcaagcaggacgtagggctttacctccatcaagagggcccgaacttgggtaaaacatcgtgtccctcgtctcctgttaccatccgcctagacgcacagttcgagaccccctacctgagatccgccggttttgacaccgacattggtgctttcattgagagttcctctgtgccgtcaccatcaggaaggatgccttttcccgtcttcaaAGACAGCACCGTCgtaaagggagctttggccgccggccaaactatccggctaggtggtttccttatgaccgcctgttcggccaccgctgcaacaatgacctctcaggtcattaaaagcgatcttcgcgtcagctcggaattcgccgagcagttagatcgaattgagctctcctctgtaaacgagctcttgggtcgcatcgccgccctgggagtcgctaccgactacgatcagattgggcttaaaaccgatctgagagaaattaactctccccaggttacccaccacattgtcgtggtagaggaacaatgcgtcgactcttcttctatgttaaaaaccaactatgtccggattcccgatccctccatgccggattcccgcggagggacgaacgctaatcaaatactgaacctaaagtcaggcatcggaccaaattcgttggaaagcgtccagcaacccaagcttccgaattcgagggcttcttggcctttgagcctcagattgggtggggttccgaacttgattccacccgcacACCCAAACATAAgagatctatctcaaatacggcaagagcccgatgaaacagtacatcgttactaggccaaattcctcctggttacgaacaggataaaggactgctgcaaAGAAAACGCTATttaaattttctgcaacaattgcacggacaagggaatcataaacgccgtcagtcgttgcaaagttacacgcttcgccgacctagcgatcattgtacaaaaatactgtgcgatggagagtgcctggaaaaccgaaactaggttttgggacaatccggccctgaatacaacccaagTCCGAAATAAAAcagtgcgtcatactcaagcacatgggttaaaaaccaaaaagcaaaaaaaccctaaagggtacggaaccgtactgagggatggctcaacggaccctgcaaaatccatagtatggggggcgccactccaacacatagccttcgagcatgctagatactacggcaggtggccaaaagtggcgaaggctttttagccccaggcaaccagcccagcagcaccagtacggtattaacagtcttcgagactttcacatcaaataacatgcggaaacgaaaaATCCACagtcttgccgaagtctaccaagtagcaacaacaaatccatggagcgacacggctatcaccttcaatgccagcgacgaacctaaattccgaacagctagagcaccagccgcattggtcctcagtccgatagtggatggcttttgtcttaccaaggtactcatggatggctacagcggattaaacctcatctacgaggaaacccttcaaaaaatggaaattgactggagccgcattgagcgaagcagcacaaccttcagggggataatacctagtcgagaagtacgttgcacaggaaaaatcacactagatgtagtgttcggctcgccggaaaattataggtccgaagaggtcacgttccaagtggccccattcggcagcggatatcatgctttgttaggacgagaggcattcacaatcttccaagctataccccattacgggtacatgaagctcaaaatgcccgggcccaatggaataatcactcttgccggtgatccagatacagcactccgcgctgaaaataagacagccgcactagccctagaggcattatccgaagccttagcggcagaggaactaactgcgctgcgatccatggtggatagggacgatgtgatactcaataagaggtccaaatccacctcctttaaaccagcagacgaaatagtcaaattccaggtccatccaacggaccccacaaagacggcctccattggggcacaattaaatcctgatgtagaagccgcactacgagaattccttcgagaaaattgggacattttcgcctggcacccttcagacatgccaggaatcccacgcaggctggcagaacacaggctaaatatcctaaaaggattcaagccagtcaaacaggctcttcagcGATTTTCCAAACcgaaaagacaggcaatgggagaggagctagccaaactcttagaagccggattcatcagagacatcaaacatccagactggctggccaatctggtaatggtaccaaaaaaggagaaatcctggcgcctttgtgtcgatttcaaagaccttaacaaggcctgcccaaaggaccccttccctctcccccgcatcgaccaaatcatcgacgctaccgcagggcacgattcattgtgcttcctcgacgcatactccggataccatcaaatcaagatggcggaaaaagaccaggcttcaatagcattcattactccatatggaccattctgcttcaacacaatgccctttggactcaaaaatgccggcgcaacatatcagcacatgattcagacatgtctggccactcggataggcaaaacagtcgaggcatacgtagacgatgtggtcgtcaagaccaaacacgtcgaaactctagtagacgacttgagggtgacatttgacaacctccgagcatatgacattaagctcaatccggaaaaatgtgttttcggcataccagccggaaagctcttaggcttcattgtatccggtagaggaattgaagcaaacccggccaaaatctgagccctgtcacaattgtatatcccaaaagacctcaagcaaatacaaaagctaaccggatgcgtggcggctctaagccgcttcatctcccgtttgggagaaaaggcactgcccctctatcgcctcctccggcgcaccgaacatttcgaatggatggatgctgccacggccggactcgaggaaattaaagccgtattggcaacaaatccggtcctggccgcacccaacctgggcgaaccagtgctattatatatcgcagcaacacatcaagttgtcagcgcggtactcgtcgtcgaacgagaaacagaagggcacaaattccctctgcaaaaaccagtgtactacgtatccactgtcttaactcaatgcaagtcccggtacccacattaccaaaagatagcgtatgcggtgttcatggcatcccggaagctgtgacactactttcaagagtgttccataacggtggcctccgaagtacctctcaacgatattataaacaaccgcaacgcaacgggcaggattgcaaaatgggccattgagctcttaccatttgacataacctacaaaccacggtgagctataaagtcgcaagtcctggctgacttcatcgctgaatggaccgaagccgaactccctaaagagtacggcgcgtattccaactggatcatgcatttcgacggatccaaaatgttggctagcttgggggctggcgtcgtcttgatgtCCCCAAcgggagacacagtccaatacgtacttcaaataatgtacatggactccaacaacgcagccgaatacgaggcccttctacatggcctctgaatggcaatctccatgggcattcaacgcctagaggtgcgcggggattcagacctcgcaatatcccaagtaaatggagactttgacgccaaagatccgaaaatggcagcttaccgcaacgccgtcctaaaaatgtcagctcggttcgaaggactcgaattccatcatatagcccgggataataaccaggcagcagacgtgttagcacgcatcggcgcaaaacgtgacgccgtccctccaaacatcttcctggaatggctctttaagccatccgtattatgggaagaggagtccggacataacaatccggagccagctgcatcacctaactcagacaattctgacacgatcggcggctcagccaatgaagtaacaccttcagcccatgatataatggcagtaattgccccgtggacggaaccattcctagcctacttaattagacaggaacttcccgaagaccaaaatgaggcccgctgcatagttcggcgatctaagcctacaaggtccatgagggagaactttataagagaagcacgaccggagtccttcaaaggtgtatctccgaagaggaagggcgaaatctcctggctgaaattcacgcaggactcggcgggcaccacgccgccgcccgggcccttgtaggcaaggccttccgtacaggattttactggccgaccgcccgggcagatgctcaggacttagtccaacgatgcgtcggttgccaccTCTTTgtcaatcagagccatatgccacccaccgccctcaaaactatacccattacttggccgttcgcggtctgggggcttgacatggttggaccccttaaagggggaaccacaagcacaaatacttattggtcatggtggataaattcaccaaatggatagaggccaagccggttaaaacggcagaatccggacctgtgatagacttcatatctggggtaggaCACCGcttcggcgtcccccacagcatcatcactgataacggcacgaacttcacggccaaagaggttaaactctggtgcaaaaacatgggcatcaagctcgactacgcttcagtctaccaccctcaaactaatggtcaagtggaacgagcaaatggtctaatcatgagcggcatcaaacccagattagtgcggtccctcatggaatctaacacacactgggtagaggagctcgactccgtactctgggggctgcggaccacgccaaaccgcacaaccggattcacaccattttttatggtatacggcgctgaggaagttttgccctgcgacataattcatgactcacctcgcgtgcgcatgtacgaggaaagagaagctgagttagatcggcaggacagtttggacgctttagaggaggagcgcgacgtggcaaaatcccgttccgcattttatgaacagcaggctcgaagataccaaagcagagaagtacgggacaaaacctacaacgttggcgaactagttctacgcctgctggacaagaaaaaggacaaacttaagcccaaatgggaaggtgggggagtcccggactagggggtgtccggatagccgaactatcatcatcggccggactccaagactatgaagatacaagattgaagacttcgtcccgtgtccggatgggac
Above is a window of Triticum aestivum cultivar Chinese Spring chromosome 6B, IWGSC CS RefSeq v2.1, whole genome shotgun sequence DNA encoding:
- the LOC123133126 gene encoding uncharacterized protein; amino-acid sequence: MGRGSGDGDGGLRTVGVVAGVHIPFPDQEAILACHGRGHGSGSATIPVGRSSGGQATGFLDDINRSGFATGVARQGGISRGPEVPLPIKEPTKGNANDVTNIWCHGKSLEGQAWECGYCALHRHGGGATRFKQHIAGLGPHVFSCMNAPHHVVAIFRKAIPEGEARRRTSKEGKKRVVDEVNHINSQGASIHIDCEDEDDEILQQTLRNSLRGDHGRTSVVKGSVGSSSSGVKDFFDVDLAYSKTRPQQTMEACINKVEYESRIGKAWAKWFHANDIPGHKANCPYFVGAIKLTQDLGKGVPAPKGIDIDGIYLNTNYEELQQYVANFKDDWPTYGVTIMSDSWTGPSRMSIINFMVFSNGRMYFHKSVNATGHMQNSKFVYEHIKEVIEEIGQQHVVQLVTDNGSNFKKACLDLVADFPHITWQPCAAHTINLMLKEMGCFPEINEVVSSCKRICRFMYNHSTLHAEMQKHIGGELVRPNATRFGTNFMFLESFWDKQEKFQVWMTSPEWKNSSWSSEVDYDYTYDCLISRTWWNGVKWVLDLIGPIYSILRYADSQKLGSLSGFMTKMMHARHQLSSLFSHDSLDQHEYLNVVDKRVEHLYKNTLMVAAGVLDPASHYKYNFGKSLSHMRALNAALKKLASPSEFIAMIPEVHSYVNTRGAFEGMYPRSAAEKVSPTEWWITFGDTTPVLQKYAIQIVSQCTSSSGCERNWSTYALVHTLVRNRLGFEKLHKMVFCHYNLGLRIRLILGETKEKEVDTCALLMNTSLYDCNNEIMDWLGNSTSDSMQDEDAYDGDGDCPVVVEVGQKRTRGSGMPPSEEEEEEEEAEDVDDGEDDEGNNDVLPNENSEPLRKSTRKRRKRKLDSF